The proteins below are encoded in one region of Maribacter aestuarii:
- a CDS encoding aminotransferase class I/II-fold pyridoxal phosphate-dependent enzyme encodes MSKKPANDLQDLQYFGEYGGVNPSISDSSTYTFLSAKTMFNTFEGNTEGCYLYSRHSSPSNLYLGEALAALEGTETANVTASGMGAITAVILQLCDAGDHIISSRTIYGGTYAFMKNFLKRFNIETTFLDITDLDAVAEAITPKTKMIYCESVSNPLLEVADIAALSGIAKKNNLPLVVDNTFSPLSITPVKLGADIIIHSLTKFINGTSDCVAGVVCGTKEFCLSLKDVNSGAGMLLGSTLDSLRGASILKNMRTLHIRMKKHSENAMFLARNFEKDGLRVVYPGLSSHPGHLIMEDQMNPEYGFGGLMTIDVGSLENANALMELMQDKKLGYLAVSLGFYKTLFSAPGTSTSSEIPLEEQKEMGLGDGLIRFSIGLDEDIRRTYEAIKQCMIELNILETQRPTFS; translated from the coding sequence ATGAGTAAGAAACCAGCGAACGATTTACAGGATTTACAATATTTTGGAGAATACGGCGGTGTTAATCCTTCCATTTCAGATTCATCCACATATACTTTTTTATCCGCTAAAACAATGTTCAACACCTTTGAAGGGAATACCGAGGGTTGTTACCTATATAGTAGACACTCTTCCCCGTCCAACCTGTATTTAGGTGAAGCATTGGCCGCGTTGGAGGGTACCGAAACCGCTAATGTAACGGCAAGTGGAATGGGAGCTATTACGGCAGTGATTTTGCAATTGTGTGATGCAGGAGACCACATCATCAGCAGTAGAACCATTTATGGTGGTACGTATGCCTTTATGAAGAATTTTTTAAAAAGGTTTAACATAGAAACCACCTTTTTAGATATCACGGACCTTGACGCAGTAGCGGAAGCGATCACGCCCAAAACCAAAATGATTTATTGCGAAAGTGTAAGCAATCCGTTGTTAGAGGTGGCTGATATTGCCGCGCTGTCTGGAATTGCAAAAAAGAACAATCTTCCCTTGGTAGTCGATAACACCTTTTCTCCCTTATCCATTACGCCAGTCAAACTGGGAGCGGATATTATCATCCACAGCTTGACCAAATTTATCAATGGGACAAGTGACTGTGTTGCCGGAGTTGTATGTGGAACAAAGGAATTTTGTTTAAGCCTTAAGGATGTGAACAGTGGGGCAGGAATGTTACTGGGTAGCACATTGGACAGTCTACGAGGCGCATCCATCTTAAAAAATATGCGAACACTTCATATACGAATGAAGAAGCATAGCGAAAATGCGATGTTCTTAGCTCGAAATTTTGAAAAGGACGGATTAAGGGTGGTTTACCCGGGACTATCATCGCACCCAGGCCATTTAATAATGGAGGATCAAATGAACCCAGAATATGGTTTTGGTGGATTAATGACTATTGATGTCGGCTCATTGGAGAATGCCAATGCCTTGATGGAATTAATGCAGGATAAAAAATTGGGCTATTTAGCGGTAAGCCTCGGGTTTTATAAAACCCTGTTTAGCGCACCGGGCACTTCAACATCTTCCGAAATACCGCTGGAAGAACAAAAAGAAATGGGATTAGGGGACGGACTTATTCGCTTTTCAATTGGATTGGACGAGGATATCAGAAGAACCTATGAAGCTATTAAGCAGTGCATGATAGAATTGAATATTCTAGAAACTCAAAGACCAACATTTAGTTAG
- a CDS encoding Lrp/AsnC family transcriptional regulator yields MNFDDTDLKLLNLLQSDCKKTTKEYANSLGLSTTAVYERIKRLEKTRTVTNYVALVDKYHVERSFTVYCHVKLVQHTRDNIQQFEREVLKLEEVVECYHLSGDYDYLLKILVKDMQAYREFMVSKLTAINHIGSTQSSFSIKEVKHTTSIPL; encoded by the coding sequence ATGAATTTTGATGATACTGACCTGAAGCTATTAAATCTTTTACAGTCCGATTGTAAAAAGACCACTAAGGAATATGCTAACTCCCTAGGATTGTCTACCACTGCCGTTTATGAGCGGATTAAACGGTTGGAAAAAACAAGGACTGTTACCAACTATGTAGCCTTAGTGGATAAATATCACGTGGAACGGAGTTTTACGGTTTATTGCCATGTAAAATTGGTGCAACATACACGGGATAATATTCAACAATTTGAACGGGAGGTTCTGAAATTGGAAGAGGTAGTAGAATGTTATCATTTGAGCGGGGATTATGATTATTTGCTTAAAATCCTTGTCAAGGATATGCAGGCCTACCGGGAGTTTATGGTATCCAAACTTACTGCCATAAATCACATTGGTAGTACTCAAAGTTCCTTTAGCATAAAGGAGGTAAAGCACACTACTTCAATTCCCTTGTAA
- the lpdA gene encoding dihydrolipoyl dehydrogenase, protein MNQYDVVVIGSGPGGYVAAIRCAQLGMKTAIIEKYATLGGTCLNVGCIPSKALLDSSHHYEDAVKHFEEHGIEIPGEIKVNLEQMITRKQGVVDQTTKGIQFLMDKNKIDVYEGLGSFKDATHVEIKMNDGKKETMEAKNIIIATGSKPSTLPFIKIDKERIITSTEALKLKEIPKHMLVIGGGVIGLELGQVYKRLGAEVTVIEYMDRIIPGMDSALSKELAKVMKKQKVKFALSHKVKSVERKDDKITVKAEDKKGEEVVFEGDYCLVSVGRKPYTDGLNAEAAGVKLDDRGRVEVDAHLKTNVDNIYAIGDVVKGAMLAHKAEEEGTLVAEQLAGQKPHIDYNLIPGVVYTWPEVAAVGKTEEELKEAGIEYKVGQFPMRALGRARASGDIDGFVKILADKNTDEVLGVHMIGARCADLITEAVTAMEFRASAEDMSRMSHAHPTYAEAVKEAALAATEDRALHI, encoded by the coding sequence ATGAATCAATATGATGTAGTGGTAATCGGCTCGGGACCTGGAGGATACGTTGCAGCAATCCGTTGTGCACAATTAGGAATGAAAACGGCAATAATTGAAAAATATGCAACCCTGGGTGGCACCTGCCTAAATGTGGGATGCATTCCGTCTAAAGCATTACTGGATTCATCGCACCACTACGAGGATGCCGTTAAGCATTTTGAGGAACATGGCATTGAAATTCCAGGTGAGATAAAAGTAAATTTGGAACAAATGATTACCCGTAAGCAAGGGGTTGTAGACCAGACTACAAAGGGTATTCAGTTTCTAATGGATAAGAATAAAATTGATGTCTATGAGGGGCTTGGGAGTTTTAAAGATGCCACTCATGTAGAAATTAAAATGAACGATGGTAAAAAAGAAACCATGGAGGCAAAAAACATCATCATTGCCACTGGGTCCAAACCGTCTACGTTGCCTTTTATTAAAATTGATAAAGAACGGATCATTACTTCTACGGAAGCGTTGAAGCTTAAAGAAATACCAAAGCACATGCTGGTTATCGGTGGAGGCGTTATTGGTTTGGAACTAGGCCAGGTATACAAGAGATTGGGTGCGGAAGTCACGGTGATAGAGTATATGGACCGTATTATTCCTGGAATGGATAGTGCCCTTTCCAAGGAACTCGCCAAAGTAATGAAGAAGCAAAAAGTGAAGTTTGCTTTGTCCCATAAAGTAAAATCGGTAGAACGAAAAGATGATAAGATTACAGTTAAGGCAGAGGATAAAAAGGGCGAAGAGGTAGTTTTTGAAGGTGATTATTGCCTCGTTTCCGTTGGAAGAAAACCATATACCGATGGTTTAAATGCTGAGGCGGCAGGTGTTAAGTTAGATGACCGGGGGAGGGTAGAGGTAGATGCTCATTTGAAGACTAACGTTGATAATATTTATGCCATAGGTGATGTTGTTAAAGGTGCTATGTTGGCTCATAAAGCCGAGGAAGAAGGCACTTTGGTAGCTGAACAATTGGCAGGTCAAAAACCACATATAGATTATAATTTAATTCCAGGAGTAGTTTATACATGGCCGGAAGTGGCCGCGGTCGGGAAAACAGAGGAAGAGCTAAAAGAAGCTGGGATTGAATACAAAGTTGGTCAGTTCCCAATGCGCGCTTTGGGTCGTGCTAGGGCTAGTGGTGATATCGACGGTTTTGTTAAAATATTGGCCGATAAGAATACCGATGAAGTTCTTGGGGTTCATATGATCGGTGCCCGTTGTGCTGATTTGATTACTGAGGCCGTGACAGCGATGGAATTTAGGGCATCTGCAGAAGATATGTCTCGTATGAGTCATGCACACCCGACCTATGCAGAGGCGGTGAAAGAAGCTGCACTTGCCGCCACAGAGGATAGGGCGTTACATATTTAG
- a CDS encoding CDGSH iron-sulfur domain-containing protein, with protein sequence MSEKEYSPIAVDLEKDKRYAWCTCSHSSNQPFCDGAHRAHNKPPSLGFTVEEDKKAYLCTCKQTSNPPYCDGSHKN encoded by the coding sequence ATGAGCGAAAAAGAATATTCTCCTATTGCCGTTGATTTAGAAAAAGATAAACGATATGCTTGGTGCACCTGTAGTCATAGTTCCAATCAACCGTTTTGCGATGGGGCACATAGGGCACATAATAAACCACCTTCATTAGGTTTTACTGTTGAAGAGGACAAGAAAGCGTATTTGTGCACCTGTAAGCAAACGAGCAATCCCCCTTACTGCGATGGATCACATAAAAACTGA
- a CDS encoding heparan-alpha-glucosaminide N-acetyltransferase domain-containing protein yields the protein MVNNKARLYFIDAIRAWAILMMLQGHFIDGLLDNAFRDNSNVFFNIWKYFRGITAPVFFTVSGFIFTYLLIRVPEKGWDNPRVKKGVKRGIELLAIGYLLRLNIFGLFQGELYSSFFLVDVLHCIGLSILGIIGIYVLTANLKKWLFPIILVSVTTILFMFEPIYKGADFDLLPQGIANYFTKANGSVFTILPWFGYSTFGSFISVLFYKFKEFKYLYASAIGMFLVFGATLIFYSSDFFLALSGITNIQLFAEIFFNNYLFIRLGDVLVVFAIFMLFRRFLTNPTVLKLGQSTLSIYVIHFVILYGTFTGLGFYGFFHHSLSPWVVVPGAVIFMICCSYLALRYEANKPQLKERANGVIVFAKLTLERILLITITVLKTVFIRLLRLFGLVKN from the coding sequence ATGGTCAACAACAAAGCAAGACTGTATTTTATTGATGCTATAAGGGCCTGGGCTATTTTAATGATGCTACAAGGTCATTTTATAGATGGTTTGCTGGATAATGCTTTCCGGGATAACTCAAATGTATTTTTTAACATTTGGAAGTATTTCAGGGGCATTACGGCACCTGTTTTCTTTACGGTATCGGGATTTATATTCACCTATCTTTTAATTCGTGTGCCCGAAAAAGGTTGGGACAATCCAAGGGTTAAAAAGGGTGTAAAACGCGGAATTGAACTTTTGGCTATTGGTTATTTGTTGCGCTTAAATATTTTTGGTCTTTTCCAAGGCGAGCTTTATAGTTCATTTTTCCTAGTGGATGTATTGCATTGTATTGGACTTTCCATACTGGGTATTATTGGCATTTACGTGCTTACGGCTAATCTAAAGAAATGGTTGTTCCCAATTATCCTTGTCTCAGTTACCACGATACTCTTTATGTTTGAACCCATATATAAGGGAGCAGATTTTGATCTACTGCCACAGGGTATTGCAAACTATTTTACAAAGGCAAATGGTTCCGTTTTCACTATTCTACCATGGTTTGGATACTCGACATTTGGTAGTTTCATTTCCGTGTTATTCTATAAGTTCAAAGAATTCAAATATCTATATGCCAGCGCAATTGGCATGTTTTTAGTTTTTGGTGCTACCCTCATATTTTATTCATCGGATTTCTTCCTGGCATTATCGGGAATAACGAACATTCAGCTTTTTGCCGAAATATTTTTCAACAACTACTTGTTCATACGATTGGGTGATGTATTGGTTGTCTTTGCAATCTTTATGCTTTTCCGAAGATTCTTGACCAACCCCACAGTATTAAAATTGGGACAGAGCACTTTATCTATTTACGTCATACATTTCGTCATTCTTTACGGAACTTTTACGGGATTGGGATTTTATGGTTTCTTTCACCATTCCTTAAGCCCATGGGTCGTTGTTCCGGGAGCGGTCATTTTTATGATTTGCTGCTCCTATCTTGCACTACGATATGAAGCCAATAAACCTCAGTTAAAAGAAAGGGCTAACGGGGTTATCGTATTCGCGAAATTAACTTTAGAGCGTATTCTTTTAATTACTATCACAGTTCTAAAAACAGTCTTCATAAGACTTCTTCGATTATTTGGACTGGTTAAAAATTAA
- a CDS encoding NADPH-dependent FMN reductase: protein MQYILGFAGSNSSTSINYKLVRYTTSLINAYEIRLMDMAKNPLPMYSEDYEKENGFSDALKWIKNNIQNCEGLVISVNEHNSYPSAYFKNLVDWLSRLDKNCFKDKKVLLMSTSGGKRGAQGSLEVSKLMLQRFGANIIETFSLPGFHDNFHLEKGILDQELKQRHKEALTTFLESIT from the coding sequence ATGCAGTACATATTAGGTTTTGCCGGCAGTAATTCATCAACTTCAATTAACTATAAATTGGTGCGGTATACTACTTCACTAATTAATGCTTATGAGATAAGGCTAATGGACATGGCAAAAAATCCTCTTCCCATGTATAGTGAGGATTACGAGAAAGAAAATGGATTTTCGGATGCTCTAAAATGGATTAAGAACAATATCCAAAACTGTGAGGGATTGGTAATTTCAGTAAATGAGCATAATAGCTATCCCTCTGCTTATTTCAAAAACCTCGTAGATTGGCTTTCTAGACTGGACAAAAATTGTTTTAAGGATAAGAAAGTATTACTAATGTCCACTTCTGGGGGCAAACGTGGAGCGCAAGGTTCTTTAGAAGTTTCAAAACTTATGTTGCAACGGTTTGGAGCAAACATTATCGAGACTTTTTCACTACCAGGTTTTCACGACAATTTCCATTTGGAAAAAGGAATTCTGGACCAAGAATTAAAGCAACGGCACAAAGAGGCATTAACCACATTTCTAGAATCAATTACTTAG